In the genome of Chrysoperla carnea chromosome 5, inChrCarn1.1, whole genome shotgun sequence, the window CCTTTGCCAAATCTCTCTGTAAAGGACGTACTCAGGGTaggaattaataatattttacgaaaacagaaaattaaactaattttaaataatttgtataacgttttattagaaaattatacaaaatctaATACTTCCTCCATGGCATAAGCTTCCGAATTATTGATTGTGGTTTCTTCAGGCTCTTTAATCGCTCCGACATTGTTctgcataatatttttataatattgaagcTGAGGATTTTGATGCCACTCCGTACCATAGtgtttttgaagtaaattttctACATCAACTAATTTTTCTGGCTTTACTGAAGGGGCTTCTACAGTAATTTTTGGATTGACGTTCAccatttttttaccttttttcatTATCGAGGCACTTGCACCAATATTGTTTCGGTACGATACTTCGCCAGTTCCCTGAATTTTATCTCTCGAACGCGTATTTATAATTCGTTTGCACttacttatttgaaaatggaaattttgtttcaaattttgtagtCGTGCAGTCTTCCAATCTAAAATCGGAACATCAGTTCCTAATTTGTGAATAGTTGCGTGGTTGGCTAGGATATCAATGTATTCTTGCGGTTCAATGATGCACTCTTTACGTTTTATTTGCTTTTCTGTCAATGTGAATACTCTATCGGGGGGTATGAAAGAATGGCCCGTGactggaaaaattatttgtaattcgGTAATATTTGGATAGCGAACTCTAGCTTCATATAGCCATTTCATTCCCATGGTTATTAACatggaatttttgttttggccACCACAACCATCAGCTACCAACCTTACTAATTCTTTTCCCTCAGAGCTCTAAGAATTTAAACAATCGTACACGCAACATATTTCATTTGAACCCTTTGCTACTTGTTCTTCACACATTTTCAGGTGTCAAGGATGCTTTTGAATTTCCAACAACAACTGTTAAATTATAAAGGTATAATTGACGGGAATAATAAACAGATTGGTCAGGAATTTTCGGTAGAGGCAAGTTTTTCTGGCAGTCAAAactaattatttgtatatttggcGAATCATCacgtaaattatcaaaataacatTTAGCTCTGAGGTTATGGATTCTATGATGCGCACGTAGCTCTTGTTTTTCTCGTTcattattagataattttatgcgCTCAAGTAATTGTAGGCAATCCGAGCAAACATCTTGCTGGGGAGATCCGAACCCAATGTTAAAGCTGGTATTGTATACTTTTCTAAAATATCCCATTTTAACTTCGACGCCGGGTAAAGCCTCACTGTTATatattttccacattttttttatgttgagaTCTGGAGACAAATACATacgtattttaattttgcttcGACAGTAATGTGTATCTGGTGGCTTAAACTTTTTGACAAAATTCTGTATTGTCTCTTTTCGTAACGCAAATTTGTTAGCTTTTCGGTCCCCACCTCTATTTTCTTTAGCCATAGTTCCAGATTCAGCGTACCTTTTGACAACACCTTCTACTCgcgatttttttattcttaaaatgcaaataaaagcCATTTTACATACCgccacaattttttattttttcctactaaaaattttgtaactcaTGGaatattttctcttattttctTTGGTATTGACCCTGGGGCGTCGGCGCTTTTTTGGAGCAACTGTAAcgtgtttaataatatagttATCTTGACTGATTTTGTCAACtgtggaataaaatttttgatgaaagtaAAACATATCGTTTGATGTTGGAGTCGCACATTTCAAGGTATTAGTGTTATGACCACATGCTGGTTTGATAGGTAATCCCGGCGCTGAGTACCTATAAAGCATAAACAAGCTTGTAAGCTCTTAGAatagcaacaaaaaaaactgcaaGCAGATACAATAAATATTCTTCTATTATCTTTGCAGTgaagcttaaaaatatgttactaAATTCATACTTAAAAACATGTTACTTGTGAAAAACAgtgtttgaaatattataagtaCTTAAAATACCAAACCTAACAACCAAAACCAAATAACAATCGTAACAACCACACACGCAAAAACCTCTAAAcacaaatccaaaaaaattatatacatacagtcagaaattgaataaattattttaaatgtaggtATTCGATAAGCCCACAACCTGTTAATGCAAAAGCAAGCAAGAAAAGGTTTCAATTTTTGCTACAAAATAAGATGGGGTGGTTAAATAGCagaaaagaattgaaaaaaaaaaagtttctttactaagcatttgaatttttgtaatgCATAGGTAAGACAAAAGAAAAGGGcataatatttatcttttctAAATAACTTACGATTTTCCGATAAAATAAAGTCTGGTTGACAGGAcgctaaaatattaatttaaattttgatgtaatttattccgttaataataatttaaatattaacataaagCGTTTAATAAAACCTAAGTACGACCCTGAATTTCAGAGTCTAGGTTACAACACACCACTGTAATCGAAATTTCACTCACCTTTTAGCTTTCTCCTTTGCgcgatttattttatctttcgaTTGAGTTTTTTTCCGTGCTTCATCCGGATCCACCACACATATATTTACACTGTTTtcgttcatttttataataaaaattcaataaaaactgaGACAAACACCTGCTTCATTCAAGgcaatttatagaaataacaGCCATCTTTAATTGTATACCCTACACTGATTGGTCATGGGGATCGTGCGTCTAGACTTTTACGCCAACTAGTGGCAAGTATCCAAAATAGTTGGGATCATGTTTATAACGTAAACATATGGgctttactttttaataattaaaaataaaatatatttaattttttttaaaaatgccaGCTTCGAGAAAAAATTGTTGCATTCTTGGATGTAATAATACATCACGTCAAGAACGTGGATTCGGTGTGGgagtgaaattttataaatttccagAGAGCGTGTTAGGAGCCTCATGGAAAATAGTAAAACGTAAACAGTGGATGAATGCAGTGAAAAATTACGTGTAagtacaatattaattaaaattttgaaaaattaactgcACCATTCagttaaattataacatttaaatacgccgtatgtaaaaattgatcatttagTCGATGAAATGTCAAATATTCGTGGCATTTATCTTATAATTATGACTtaaccttaaaatttttgtttttttatttcagagaAAATCCAAAAGACTGGGTACCAAATAAATATACGAGGATTTGTAGtacccattttgtaaataatgaaaaatcagAGCATCCGTTACATCCATCTTATGTTCCTTCGATTTTTCCTGgacatgaaaatataaaaagaaatattcaatcCTTAGAACGCTTCCAACGAGGCAGAAATCGTGAAATAAACACAGTCCACATCAATGCACTTTGGATCAACTAACTGTTTATATTCTTTCAGTGCCAAATCTTCATTGTTTTTTCCGTACGTCATCGCtgcatttttagtttgtttCGGGTACAACATATCTGTCACAACTTTTTCAACGTTAAAACGTTGACCTTTCAACCTGTATCCATTACTAGCAGTTATTCGCAGTGCTCGTTGTACAAACCATTCGCTGCTATTAGATTGTTGAATGGTTAAAAGATTTAGATTTAATGCTGTCCTAGCATCACAGCATATCTCTTTTTGATAGAATGTATATATTTCTTTGGTAACCATAACTTCTTGactaaatattacattattattttgcaatattaatatatcatttacTACTTTTTTCGCCTTCTCTTGGAGGACTTCTTTAGCCTTAGTTTGTATCATTTGTAACATAGATTTTGCTggtgttattttaatatcttcTTTCTCTTCAAGCTCTAAGATTTTTCGAATCGGTGTATTTTTCAAAGATTCAGGCATACTTGCTACTGTTAGTTTGATAGGTTTCAACTTAGTCATTTCAGCAGACAAAACTGGAGGAGGAAAGAGTTTAGACATCCTTTCACCTTTGTCGTACCCTAGTAATTGCTTTTGAGTAGGCTTACCCCATTGCTGAGAATGACTCGTTTTAGACGACGATGTTTCGGGAGAATTAACGTAATGAATTAACGCACATATATGCTTACACTTGCCCCCAAGACCAGCTTTACAGGTGCAAACAGCTTTACTAACATGTCGGTTTGTATCAacctgaaaataataattctataatttttcttataaataaataaaaaacttttttagttttctaatttaagggtaataactaattttttattttactttaatacGTACAGAAATTGTCACATCATAAAGATTTGATACACTTGTCTGTGGCACAACTTTACCAGTTATGACAGTTctaattttattcgttttttcaacgACACCGTACACATGCtttgatttgaataattttttgcctTTCTCATCGTTCTGGccatgtattatattattcactACCGGTTGAAatccatattttattattttttccattgttattactttttttaatgttattaaatactTGTTTTGATCCCACTATGTTCACCAATGAAACACCAGAGAGCGCTCACTCCGACAGTAGTGCTGCCTCTATATTTCACGCACGATCCCTATAGAGGACATGTTtgagtataataaaaatctaaCAATGGACATACcgagatttgaaaaaaatcatagaTTTTTAACCGTTATTTTAACAGTGTTTTTAGTGACTTACATTGATTTGGAAAgaacaaacatataaatattttaattgtaaacttTGTGACATTCATATTTCGCTTTTGACTGGGAATGTGACTTATCGGGTTTTGATATTGAACTACACACTTGTATTGCGCTGATCATCtagctaaaaacaaaaattttctgattaacattatttttttattttttaattatgtaataaagtttaaaaaaagttagttgTCAATACttactgtaattttaatattgtatgttTTAGACACACTTGTCTGAGCAACAACATCAGCGGTTATGGTTACTAgaccatttaataattttttctcaaccACATCAAAAACATGTCCAGACTCAtgtaattttttaccttttatgtCGTTTTGACCTCGAATAAGTGTATTTCTTATTGGTTGAaaaccatattttattattttttccattattaacaaaaaaaatacataacctATTATCATACTTTTTACCcgttttttgcttttattaaaCACCAGAGCGCGCCACTTCCGACAGATGTGCTGCCTCTACAGTTAGGGCTCGGTCCTAGGCACTTTACGGAAAGAGATAAATCTGATTTTGTATTGATTGTAGTTTTGAATTGATCCgttgtgaatttaaaatttattttattaacagatgctttataattattgaaatagatgtttaaaagtaataaaatttaattttaattaaataagaagttattttaatagaaaatcttaacaaattttaagaGCATATATGTTAATAGTacggaattttttttctgttgtagGTACGAGAACATGCTTTTGAGGGTCGACTTGCCatgtgtttttttcaaaatccattTCACCAAAACTCAAAGTTGGAGGGTGGATACACTTACCAgtgggaaaaacattaaaaaatatgcctATGAAACATTATATCTATGtcacttaaaatataatttgataaaaaatgggaaaagtaaataaataaaacattttaattattaacactgcaattatatattttttttatcattaggTTGGATACATAGACgtgttagttaaaaataaatgatagcaaactaaaagtttgtaaaatgaatgaataaatgaatGCAATAAATTTTGACGTTAATTTATTTGGAACCAAAAgttgaaaaaacattaaataaatttaatggttTTAACAATTATAGGCGTAGAAAAGCATAATATAatgatgtaataaaaaaagcattttacaGAGCGTTATCGAATATCAcagatatttattgattttattaaaaaataaaaacttgtaataatattaaattgaataaattgcaAAGCGTTAGAAAATTTAAGCGTTTTTGGTATAACAGATATTggtaaataatataagtatttgatttaaaattctaTGTTGACATCTATTAATACCTTGTCGAGTCACCTTCAGCATCGATTACTTTCTGCAATCTGCGTGGGATGGAAGCATACAAAGATGTTATTAAGTCCATTGTAATACCCTCCAGGCTTCTTCAATTGCTTCCTCCAGCTCTAAGCGAGTTCTGGGTCTGATTGGCCTCTCATTAATTAATCTAACCTTGGCTGCccaaacattttcaataatattcaaatctGGACTTTGGGCAGGCCATGGAAGAACTTGAATGTTGTTTTCTTGAACCCATTGTTGAACAATTCTCGCTTTATGAACTGGGCTGTTGTcctattaaaacatataaataaccaaactttgattttatagaaaaattcaatataaaacattgtttcaaatttttaaaagtcaaaCTTATacgtaattaatgttaataaaatagcaTCCTTACTTGTTGGAATATAAAATCGTCTCTTAGAGTATTACATTTGACCAAAGAGAGcattacattttgtaaaatgtcCACGTATTGACGGCTATTTGAGTGGCCGTCAATACGCCAACATACACCCGGACTTCCCGAGAAATCCAGGCCCAGACTGCTACAGAAAACCGACCACTTCGATCTATCGGATTTATGTGATTGGCATCATATCTTTCCCCACTGCGGTGGTACACCCGGACACGTCTATCATTGGCtgaagaaaatactttttcgtCCGTAAAAGTGACATTAGTCCACATGTCCGGGTTGTTTAGATGTTCGTTGCAAAATGCAACCCTACGTTGCTGATTTCTGagggaaattaatattttgtttgcaGCAGCGCAGTTTTTAGTCCCAATTTCCCGAAGTCGTCGGCCTGCTGTATTTGTTGAGCCTGGAAATCCCGTCTCCTCTATTGCAGCATTGCAGGATTCGAAGGGATGATTACGAACATATTCTTGGAACATAGTATCTTTTTCTAAGGTTGTTGCACGCTGTCGCCCACTTCCTGCTGTTCTTTCTAGCGAAAGCTCAGTGTTGACTTTGCGCTTCAACCTTAAAATGGTGGTGCGGTGAACACCGAACTCGGCCGCAACTACCGCAGCGCTTGCACCTTCTTGCAGCCTCAAAATTGCTTTCCATCGACTTTCTAACGATAATTGCGGTgccattctttaaaataaatgtatagttTTTAGTTGCGATTCCTTCAAAGCGACTCCTGTGATTATCGAGCAACGAAAATCAATGATTTGTCATTGTTATCAGTTAAATAtaggtaaaataaaatgaatgattgacatattttaatttttgatattgttggaagcattttaagtttattagaGTAGATTTGTGCTcactttaaagttaaaaatttttataaataattataataattaagaaggaaaaaaatcaattaattgaatGCATTTTGTCAAAGTATACCCCTTCAAAAGTCACAATAAAACGTTATTTAGATACTActttaactaataaaaattgaacctGAAACCTGGAACAGTTTTAACATTATTTGAGCAAAAATTTAAGCCCTGCAAGATTCATTTT includes:
- the LOC123301322 gene encoding uncharacterized protein LOC123301322, yielding MPASRKNCCILGCNNTSRQERGFGVGVKFYKFPESVLGASWKIVKRKQWMNAVKNYVENPKDWVPNKYTRICSTHFVNNEKSEHPLHPSYVPSIFPGHENIKRNIQSLERFQRGRNREINTVHINALWIN